The window CGCATCGCCCTGATCCGCCGCTGGGCGGCCGCGGGCCGCACGCTCGCCTGAGCCGGCGCCGCGCTGGCCGGAACACCGCCGCGCGCGGCCCTGTTGACGAGGGCATGGCGACGAAGACCCTGACCCGCGAGACGCACGACGAGACCGTGAAGGACGGCATCGTCCTCATCGACTTCTGGGCCTCCTGGTGCGGCCCCTGCCGGCAGTTCGCGCCGGTCTTCGAGCGGGTGTCCGAGGCCAACCCGGACGCGTCGTTCGTGAAGGTCGACACCGAGGCCGAGCAGGAGCTCGCCGCCATGTACGGCGTCAGCGCCATCCCGACCCTGGTGGTCTACCGCGACGGGATCCCGGTGTTCAGCCAGCCGGGCGCGCTGCCCGAGCCGAGCCTCGTGGACCTGCTGGAGCAGGTGCGCGGGCTGGACATGGACGAGGTCCGCAAGCAGTACGACGCCGCCCGCTCCGGCTCCTGACGCGCCCGGCAGGCGCAGGCAGCAGGACCGCCGCCCCGCACCCCGCTCCCGGGGGTGCGGGGCGGCGGCACGCCCGGGGTGGTGACGCGCGCCACGCGACCGGGGCTGCGCTGGGCCTCAGGTGCGGGGCGCAGGAGCCGAAGTTGACCTCGAGGGCAGCGGTGCGTACTGTTGTCCCTCGTGCCCCGGACGGGGAGGAACGGACACCGAGGTGGCCGGTCCCGCGGAGCACGACCCCGGAGCAGGACCTCGCACTCGGCGCTCACGCAGCGGCGGGTCGTGCGGAATGCCCCGGAGCGGAGCGCAGGAAGGCCGGTTTGACCGGGCCGGAAAAGCCCCGCTAAAGTGGAGGAACCGCCGCAGGGAAGGGCCCGGGAACGGGAGCCGGAACTGTGGGCGCCG is drawn from Vallicoccus soli and contains these coding sequences:
- the trxA gene encoding thioredoxin, whose protein sequence is MATKTLTRETHDETVKDGIVLIDFWASWCGPCRQFAPVFERVSEANPDASFVKVDTEAEQELAAMYGVSAIPTLVVYRDGIPVFSQPGALPEPSLVDLLEQVRGLDMDEVRKQYDAARSGS